The sequence below is a genomic window from Lepeophtheirus salmonis unplaced genomic scaffold, UVic_Lsal_1.4 unplaced_contig_9179_pilon, whole genome shotgun sequence.
TGGATGGCATTCCTTCAAAGCATTAGTAAGAACATAAACATTAATTACATttgtaagatttttatttttccaaaatcaaaacattttacaaatagattctgaaaaatctgaaataaaacaatatgaacAGGCCATGGAAATGAAAGAAACTATTGAACATGTCTTTGCTTCACAAAGCTACAAAATCTGTGGCATGGGTTCGTAttgaatttttaagttttattgttattcattcatagttatctttaaaaatttatttaccagATAATGcaggaaatatatattcctaTGACGATAAGGGCATAGTAAACACaaaagtattttggaaaaaggatTCGGAATCATTCACAATTTTCGatgatcaaaaatttacaacatcAGTTGACTCTAAGAGTGTCCATGGAGGCTTCACTGTCACTCGAGAAATAATTCCAGAATATAACTGTACACGAATGCAAGTTACCTATCAGAACATTCATGACAACTTCAAAAGTGTTCTTGTATTTAGTAATTTAAACAATACATGCCATTGGATTAGATAGTAGAacagaaaaatgtataaatttttgtataatttatttggagtaACTTTAATTTAGTCTAAAGAaaggacaaatatatatatacataaaagaaaataaattgtgagtctaattttattgaaagaaaggaaaagaCACTAAAAGggtatataaaacatttatgttGGTAAATTgacatcatttattaaaaatatatagaacaaGAGAAGGATGATTATGTACTTGCTTATTTGTTTACTAGAATCAGGATTCATTCGCTATATTGtggttttgaatatttaatatgatattttttcttattccatTTATGGTgagcttttttatatttcattttta
It includes:
- the LOC121131674 gene encoding uncharacterized protein; the protein is MLKYFIIFLLWTVSFIGAEEEYPDEYFEIDFLGKWRELSDQRNQSAWMAFLQSINSEKSEIKQYEQAMEMKETIEHVFASQSYKICGMDNAGNIYSYDDKGIVNTKVFWKKDSESFTIFDDQKFTTSVDSKSVHGGFTVTREIIPEYNCTRMQVTYQNIHDNFKSVLVFSNLNNTCHWIR